A window of Ruminiclostridium herbifermentans genomic DNA:
TATTTGTAATATTATATAATATTAATGTAATCTATGTAAATAATTAGATAATTTTAACATATTTGTACATTAAACGCCACATCATAAAGGAGGACTATATGAAAATCAAGTTAAAGCTAGTTTTATCTTACACCTCTATTTTGCTTCTTTTTGCACTTGCTATTTCCCTCGTTGTCTACATTAAAGTACCAAGTGCTATTACAAAAAATTTTCAAAAAAGTATACAATCCAATGCAGAACTTTCTCTTGCACTTTTCGATAGAAATGTACCTGGGGAATGGAATATCAAGGACAATATTCTCTATAAAGGGAATCAAAAGATCAATGATTCTACAGAATTAGTTGATTCCATAACTGAAAGTAGTGGATATTTAGCTACAATATTTATGATGGATACTCGTGTTTCAACAAGTGTTCTGTTGAGTGATGGAACGAGAGCAGTAGGAACAAAAGCATCCGATGCAGTTATTAATACTGTACTTAAGGAAGGCAAAGACTATCATGGTGAAGCATTAGTAGCCGATAAAAAGGCTTTTACATTTTACACCCCACTAAAAAATGATAATGGTGAAATAGTAGGCATGTGGTTTTCTGGCATTGAAAAAACTACTGTTGACAATCAAATCCTGGGAATTGTAGTTACAATTAGTTTTGTAATATTTGTAGGACTGATTATTGGTGCACTAATTGCCTACCTTATTGGTAGTAGACTGTCAAAGTTTATAATCGAAATAAATACCCATTTAAATAAGTTTTCAGAGGGTGATTTTAGTAGTAAAATTTCTGAAGATGCTCAAAAACAAACAAGCGAGATAGGACAAATTTCCAGAGCCACAAATACTGTACAGGAATCTATCAGAAATATTATTATGACTATTATCAAAGAGTCAACTAATATTGATAATTCCTTAGAACAGACCAACAAAAGCATTTCATCTTTGAATGGAAATATTGAAGATGTCTCTGCTACTACAGAGCAGCTATCCGCCTGTATGCAGCAAACAGCATCAACCATGCAAGAGATGAATGCAACCTCAACAGAAATTGAAGCAGCAGTAGAAAATATCGCTAAAAAGGCACAAGAAACCTCTTTTGCCGCTAAGGATATTAGTACACGAGCAATAACATTAAAAACAGCAGCTAAAGAATCAAAAGACCATGCTTATAATATTTATAGGACAACTAATCTAGAACTGACAACGGCTATTGAGCAGGCAAAATCTATTGAACAAATTAATCATCTGTCAGATGCTATTATGCTACTCACTTCACAAACCAACCTATTAGCGTTAAACGCAGCTATTGAAGCGTCACGTGCTGGAGAATCTGGCAGAGGCTTTGCTGTAGTTGCTGACGAAATAAGAAAGCTGGCTGAAGATTCAAAGAAAACAGTCAGTGAAATACAAGGAGTTACCAAAAATGTATTTGATGCAGTTGAAAACCTAGTATCATGTTCACAAAAGATATTAGCCTTTATTGAAGACACAGTAATCAATGACTATAATAGTCAGGTTGATTCAAGTGAGCAATATAGTAACGATGCAGTGAGAATAGATAATTTAGTTATGGATTTCCGTTATACTTCTGAGGAACTCTTATTATCAATAAGTAATATGGTAAAGGCAATAAATGAAGTTACTATTTCAGCAAACGAAAGTGCTGAAGGTGCATCAAACATAGCGACACGTGCTTCAGATATAATTAATGAAAGTTCTGAGGTTCTCAGGCTATCTGAGAACTCAAAGAAGTCTTCAGACAATCTTAAAAATTATGTTTTGAAATTTAAAATATAGAATAAAAATCAGTAAAATGCCATTAAAAACTCAAACATCGCACAAATTAACTTCATGTGATGTTTGAGTTTTTATATAAATAACTTTTATTCCATTCTCTCAGGAGCACTAATGCTCAATAAATCCAATACATTTTTAATTACTGTTCTTGTAGAGTCAACCAATATAAGTCTAGCCTTCATTAGACTCTCATCCTTGCCTCTAACTGTACATGCATTATAGAAGCTGTGGAAGCAAGAAGCCACATCCTGTACATATCTTGTCAATCTGCTTGGTTCAAGAGTTTCAGCTGATATTCTAACCTCATCTGGATACTCAGATAGCTTTTTAATTAATTCACGTTCCTCTTCTTCCTTGAGCAGTTCAAGATTTACATCTTTTATATCTGGAACAGTTACTCCCTCACTAGCTATGAGTTTGAGCATACTGCAAATTCTCGCATGAGCATATTGCACATAGAAAACAGGATTTTCACTGGATTGCTTTGCTGCCAAATCAAGGTCAAAGTCCAAATGGCTTCCTGACGCTTTTGCATTAAAGAAAAATCTTACTGCATCTCGACCTACTTCTTCAACCAAATCCATCAATGAAATTGACTTTCCTGTTCTCTTTGACATTCTTGCAACTTCACCATTTCTATATAAACGTACCAATTGGAATAACACTACATCAAGCTTGTCCGGATTAATACCAAGAGCAGCCATTGATGCCTTCATTCGTGCCACATGTCCATGGTGATCTGCTCCCCATAGGTTTATTACCCAATCAAAGCCTCTAGTTTCAAACTTGTTTCTGTGATAAGCAATATCTGCTGCAAAGTACGTAGGTACTCCATTATTTCTAACTAAAACCTCATCCTTGTCACTTCCAATTACAGAGCCTTTAAGCCACAATGCCCCATCATGTTCTACTGTACAGCCTCTGTCCTTAAGAAGCTGCAACGTCTCAGCTACTTCATTGCTCTTATGCAAAGTCTGTTCCGAAAACCATACATCAAACTTAACTCCATAACTTTCAAGACCTTCTTTAATTGCCTCTAAGTTTCTAGGCAGAGCATATTCAACAAATACCTTCTTCCTTTCCTCGGAATCAACATCTATATACTTATCCCCATTAACTTTAATAAATTCCCTCATGTGCTCAGTAATGTCTTCACCTTGATATCCGTCCTCAGGGAATTCGATAGCATCCTCACCTTTAATTAACTGAATATATCTAGCTTCAAGAGATTTTCCGAATTTTTCTATTTGATTACCTGCATCATTTATTAGATACTCTCTTGTAACATCATATCCAGCGGCAGCAAGTACGCTTGCAATACAGTCACCTAGAGCTCCTCCTCTGGCATTACCCATATGAAGGGGACCTGTTGGATTGGCACTTACATATTCAACCATTACTTTTTTGCCATTTCCTATATTTATGTGTCCATAATCCTCTTTTTCTTCAGCAATAATTTCTAATGTATCGTATAAATACTTAGTTTTTAATGTAAAATTAATAAACCCTGGTCCAGCACAATCCACTTTCTCAATATAAGTATCTTTTAAATCCATGTTTTTAATTATTGTTTCTGCTATTTGCCTAGGCGCTTTTTTTGCAAGTTTAGTTATTTGCATTGCAATATTTGTTGAAAAATCACCATGTCCCTTTTCTCTTGGAACCTCTATTAAGATATCCTTAATTTCTAATGAGGGTAATTCCTCACTTTTTATAGCTTGGTTAATAGCACTACGCACAACAGTTTTAATTTGTTGGCGAATTTCCTCTGATATGTTTTTCATTTGCCAATCCTGCCTCTCTTATTTGCATATAAAAATTATTTTTTCCAGCGCATTGATTATCAATTTCAATCTGATATCCAACACTTATTTCTCCACCTACATCATTAATATCTATATCCACATTTTCAGCATAAACACCTATAGTAAAAATCCCATACTCTGTTTCATAAGAAGATACATGCTTTTGTCCCTTTTGGAAAACAAATTGTGAATTAACTTTCCCAAATCTCATCAGTGTAACAACACCGTCACCAACCTTTAAAGTAGTAGTAGTTCCAAGCATACCTGTCACTTCACTCTCTTTATAGGTTATATAGTAATTATTCCCTTTTTGATAGTACTTCCCCTCTGTTATAAGTTCAAGAGTATTAGTATCACTGCTTGTGTCAATCTGAGTACCCTTCACGTTGATTATAACATCTTTACTCATAGGGTTCCTCCTGTAATCTTCGTATTTTATATCTTGAATCAGTAATATAATAACATTTGATACCAATTTTTTAAATATATTTTTAAAAAAGCTATTACATTAGTATAATTTTATACTCAGATTTCCTTACAAGACAGTATGTATTCGGTGACTTATCAAATAAAATAATCTCTTAAAAATATTGTTTATTATATAACAATTTTATAACAACAACCATTGTTAAGCTTGATCATAAATAGACTTTTTTATGTGGAGAATTAAGTTAATTAGTAAACTCTCTTTCACAGTCATTAAACCTTTCAAAAGCTAATTCTATAAGCTTATCTATTAATTCAGGATAAGATATACCACTTTTCTCCCATAGCTTTGGATACATACTAATCTTTGTAAATCCAGGCAGAGTATTAATTTCATTTATATAAATCTGTCCTGTCTTTTTATGTACGAAAAAGTCAACTCTTGATAAGCCAGCACAATCAAGGCACTTAAATGCTCTAACAGCATACTCTCTGATTTTCTCAACTGTTTCTGAATCAAGATTTTCAGCAGGTATCGTTACTTTGGAACTATCACCTGCTTGATATTTTGCTTCATAATCATAAAATTCCTTACACGGCACAACCTCTCCTACTGTAGAGGCAATTGGGTTATCATTTCCTAATACTGCACACTCAATTTCTCTGCCATCAATAAATTCTTCTACAAGAACTCTTCTATCATTCTTTGCTGCAATAATAAGTGCATTTATCAGTTCTTCTCTGTTTCCAGCTTTATTTACACCAACAGATGAGCCAGCATTAGAGGGTTTTACGAAACAAGGATAGGTAAGTCTTTCTTCTACCTTTCGAACTACATCCTCTTGCTCATTGTATATCTGCTTTCTGCTAAATACAAGATAGTCTCCCTGAGGCAAACCTTCCTTCTCAAACATTATCTTTGTATATGCTTTATCCATTCCCAACGCAGATCCTAACACTCCACAGCCAACATATGGAATCTGT
This region includes:
- a CDS encoding methyl-accepting chemotaxis protein is translated as MKIKLKLVLSYTSILLLFALAISLVVYIKVPSAITKNFQKSIQSNAELSLALFDRNVPGEWNIKDNILYKGNQKINDSTELVDSITESSGYLATIFMMDTRVSTSVLLSDGTRAVGTKASDAVINTVLKEGKDYHGEALVADKKAFTFYTPLKNDNGEIVGMWFSGIEKTTVDNQILGIVVTISFVIFVGLIIGALIAYLIGSRLSKFIIEINTHLNKFSEGDFSSKISEDAQKQTSEIGQISRATNTVQESIRNIIMTIIKESTNIDNSLEQTNKSISSLNGNIEDVSATTEQLSACMQQTASTMQEMNATSTEIEAAVENIAKKAQETSFAAKDISTRAITLKTAAKESKDHAYNIYRTTNLELTTAIEQAKSIEQINHLSDAIMLLTSQTNLLALNAAIEASRAGESGRGFAVVADEIRKLAEDSKKTVSEIQGVTKNVFDAVENLVSCSQKILAFIEDTVINDYNSQVDSSEQYSNDAVRIDNLVMDFRYTSEELLLSISNMVKAINEVTISANESAEGASNIATRASDIINESSEVLRLSENSKKSSDNLKNYVLKFKI
- the argS gene encoding arginine--tRNA ligase; translated protein: MKNISEEIRQQIKTVVRSAINQAIKSEELPSLEIKDILIEVPREKGHGDFSTNIAMQITKLAKKAPRQIAETIIKNMDLKDTYIEKVDCAGPGFINFTLKTKYLYDTLEIIAEEKEDYGHINIGNGKKVMVEYVSANPTGPLHMGNARGGALGDCIASVLAAAGYDVTREYLINDAGNQIEKFGKSLEARYIQLIKGEDAIEFPEDGYQGEDITEHMREFIKVNGDKYIDVDSEERKKVFVEYALPRNLEAIKEGLESYGVKFDVWFSEQTLHKSNEVAETLQLLKDRGCTVEHDGALWLKGSVIGSDKDEVLVRNNGVPTYFAADIAYHRNKFETRGFDWVINLWGADHHGHVARMKASMAALGINPDKLDVVLFQLVRLYRNGEVARMSKRTGKSISLMDLVEEVGRDAVRFFFNAKASGSHLDFDLDLAAKQSSENPVFYVQYAHARICSMLKLIASEGVTVPDIKDVNLELLKEEEERELIKKLSEYPDEVRISAETLEPSRLTRYVQDVASCFHSFYNACTVRGKDESLMKARLILVDSTRTVIKNVLDLLSISAPERME
- a CDS encoding DUF1934 domain-containing protein, producing the protein MSKDVIINVKGTQIDTSSDTNTLELITEGKYYQKGNNYYITYKESEVTGMLGTTTTLKVGDGVVTLMRFGKVNSQFVFQKGQKHVSSYETEYGIFTIGVYAENVDIDINDVGGEISVGYQIEIDNQCAGKNNFYMQIREAGLANEKHIRGNSPTN
- a CDS encoding D-alanine--D-alanine ligase; its protein translation is MSKKRVAVIFGGQSSEHEVSRVSAQSVIENIDKQKYDVVMIGITKEGQWLTYEGETDKIGSGEWQAIAQQKLLAQKEMSTSSSTLEIVPNNSAKKIICDNNNKIDVVFPVLHGCNGEDGTIQGLFELAQIPYVGCGVLGSALGMDKAYTKIMFEKEGLPQGDYLVFSRKQIYNEQEDVVRKVEERLTYPCFVKPSNAGSSVGVNKAGNREELINALIIAAKNDRRVLVEEFIDGREIECAVLGNDNPIASTVGEVVPCKEFYDYEAKYQAGDSSKVTIPAENLDSETVEKIREYAVRAFKCLDCAGLSRVDFFVHKKTGQIYINEINTLPGFTKISMYPKLWEKSGISYPELIDKLIELAFERFNDCEREFTN